From the Acidobacteriota bacterium genome, the window CACGACGTCCACGTTGAGCCCAAGGGCCTGGGCCATGTAGGCCGCGATTTTGGCCGTCTCGAGGGAGTGCTCGAGCAGGTTCTGGCCCTGGGACATCCTCAGCCGCATCCGTCCCACGAGCTGGACGAGGTGCTCGTGCATGGCGGGGATTCCCAGGTGGAAGAGGGCGTCCCGCCCGTAACCGACGATGGACTCCTCGAACTTGTCCCGGCACTTCTCGTAGAACTCCTCGATGCGGGCCGGGTGGATCCGGCCGTCCTCCACGAGCGCCTCGAGGGTGGCCTTGGCCAGCTCCCTCCTCCAGGGGTTGTGGCACGCCAGCATGATGATCTCGGGCGTGTCGTCCACGATCACGTCCACGCCCGTCACCCGCTCGAAGGCCCGGATGTTCCGCCCTTCCCGCCCGATGACGCGCCCTTTCATCTCCTCGTTGGGCAGGCGAACCACCGCCACGGCGCCCTCGAGGGGAAGGAAGGGGACGATCTTCTCCACGGCCTGGGTCGTGATGATCCGGGCCAGCGTCTTGGCCCGGTCGCGGGCGTTCTCCTCCACCTTCTTGATGATCCGGGTGGCGTCCTTCCGGGCGTCGTACTCCAGCTGGCGCATCAATTCGGCCTTGGCGTCCGTCGTGGAGAGCCCCGCGATCTCCTCGAGCTTGGACCGCTGGGACTTGAGAAGCGCCTCGGCCTCACGCTTCTCCTTGTCCACGATCTCCTCGCGCTGGGCGAGCTTCTTCTCCCGAGCCGCCAACTCGTTCTGGCGCTCCTTGATCTGGTTCTGCAGGCGGTCGTTCTGCTGCTCCCTCGCGGCCAGTTCGGACTCGAGCTTGGAGAGTTC encodes:
- the rny gene encoding ribonuclease Y, whose product is MTLTIVLSLLAFLLGAGIVAGIVVLQRRSEVRQAQSEASLILSRARREAEKIRADAELAAKERLLAKDQAHEKEWKAKRKELSKLESELAAREQQNDRLQNQIKERQNELAAREKKLAQREEIVDKEKREAEALLKSQRSKLEEIAGLSTTDAKAELMRQLEYDARKDATRIIKKVEENARDRAKTLARIITTQAVEKIVPFLPLEGAVAVVRLPNEEMKGRVIGREGRNIRAFERVTGVDVIVDDTPEIIMLACHNPWRRELAKATLEALVEDGRIHPARIEEFYEKCRDKFEESIVGYGRDALFHLGIPAMHEHLVQLVGRMRLRMSQGQNLLEHSLETAKIAAYMAQALGLNVDVVKRAGILHEVGHIEEHTDDTHPTLVAAQLAKRFGESPAVAACIAHLHPDNPSMLPEAHLLEAAENLALTAPGVQKQGLERYVEHMEQLEALVRGFKGVRTAYAMKAGREILVLVDAAQVDDEYTLWLAKDVAERIEREVRFTGQVKVQVVRETRHVGYAT